The Glycine max cultivar Williams 82 chromosome 3, Glycine_max_v4.0, whole genome shotgun sequence sequence ATGTCACAAATTACAATGGTTGCACATGCACATGTAGGGTGGTTGGATTGCCCTTCATCTGGCCAGGAAATTTGTTGCATGATACCTTCTAAGGTTCCACTTGGTGAATCATTCAATGACTGCATTCCTCCTGGTAAAAGATACTCATTTAAACAAGTGATACATCAACAAAGAGTTTTAGGGAGAAAAGTAAGTAGAATATATTCAGAAAATGTAATACTTCATTTAGATTTTTGTATCTCTGctttttgttcttatttgtcattgaattttcttcaatttttattttttaagagcaGGACTAATCTAAATGAAAGGAATTTCTAGATTTTtagcaaaaaggaaaaaaaaaaaaaaaggatcccTATTTCTTGTTGTTTATCTGTTACAATTTCTGCTGCTTGTCCTTAGCAGAACAATTTAGAGAATTTAAATGTTCTGTTTCATACAAAAAGGCTTTTTGCTTAAAATTTACTGCTTTTTACATTTTGTTCTCTTTGTTTGCAGCTTGGTCTGGTGATTGATTTGACAAATACCACTCGATACTATCCTGTGTCAGATTTAAAAAAAGAGTGCATCAAACATGTTAAGGTTTGCAGTTGCTAAATTTTACTCACGAACTCAACATTTTGctatttttgtctttaaaacTGTGACACCTCTTTCTTGTCCTTACATTTGAAGATCATTGTTGTGGTTTAGATTCAATGCAGGGGGCGCAATTCTGTACCTGATAATTTATCTGTGAACCAGTTTGTCTATGAGGTTTGTtctttctttattatattttgtactATTTCATGATTATTTAGTAAGAAGAATTtagcttattttatttatgttccttGGATTGAAAAAGAATACGTGGTTTACTTGTAGCTGTAGGAACTTCTTTATTACCTCAGAAATGGGGTACTTGATACTTTCAAAACTATTTGACATGTTGTATTCTAATATCATCTATCCTTTAAATAAAGTTTGGTAATAATTTTTTCTGTAGATTCATTGTATAGAGCATATGCTTTACATCAGTGGAAGTTATCCATAAGATCATACCaagtaattattagtttttaaccATGCAATTATTTACATTTCCAGGTTACACAATTTTTGTCACGTCAAAAGCACTCAAAAAAGTATATACTTGTTCATTGTACACATGGGCATAATCGTACAGGATACATGATCATCCACTATCTAATGCGTGCTATGTCAATGTCTGTTACTCAGGTCAGTTAGGGAGTTACCTTGTCACTGTGGTTCTCCGCCCCCCCCCCCCGGGTCTCTGTTTGTCTGTTTAAGGTGTTACTTGATTGGCCCGTTTTGTaggcaataaaaatattttctgaagcTCGCACTCCAGGAATCTACAAACCTGATTACATTGATGCATTGTACACATTTTATCATGAGAAAAAACCTGAAATGGTAGTTTGTCCTCCTACTCCGGAGTGGAAGAGATCTTCTGAATTTGATCTCAATGGTGAAGCAGttccagatgatgatgatgatggagtACCAGACCCTGATTTGCAGGTATGGATCATTCACATGAGGaattttgatattttggttttttctattttctcttgCTGGATGAATCTTGGACGTGCTCCTTTACTTTGACACTGTTTCAGAGTAACCGATATGCTGTTTGATGTGCTGGTTTGTTTTGAAGGTTTAAGTAGAAAAAGGAGACTATCTGGATGCTGTTTGTTGTTTGGTTGATATGGTTGGAGTTGAATACCTGTGTGTTTTAAGAACCCCCTTGCCCTAGATTTATTTTGGCAGAGGGTTATGCTTGTGGCTGTGAAATCTGTCCTAAATTTGGGTCTGTCCAGATTATCTGATTACATTCCTTAACAACCCACTTGTTAAGTAGTTTGATACATTAATTTTCCCCTGCTGGTAATATACAATATTCTGTTCACTCCTTTGCTATTGCTAATTTGCTATATCTTGTTGGAAATATGAATATGGGGGTGGAAGAGGTATTTGTGTTATAACAACCTTACCTACATGGCAAAGAGAGTAGGAAGCAAAGATAAGAAGGGGGAGGGAAAGAATGGGGAGAGCACATCCAGTTATTGATTAATTTGAGGACATAGGGTTAGGAGGTCCTGACCCTCAAAGTTCCGCAGTATgctatcttttttttccttgttttgtgaGTGATTATGATCTCTGTAATTGAGATTTATCGCTATTTGtctgtaataaaatatatagttcTTATTGTATTGTAGAATGAATGTAAATAGAATAATTATGGGCTGATTTATACGTTATTATGTAattagtgtgtgtgtgtatgcatTTGTATATATGTACTATGTTTTTCCAACAGATTGTTTCATTTTATGTCTCTCATTTCTTTCCAATGTCAACGATATTCATGTAGAAATATTGGACTTGGCATTTAACTTGTTTTAAACTTGACATATTTCTTGTTCTCTCAGGAGAACCATGAGACAGACACACGAATGACAAATGATGATGTTTTAGGAGATGAGATACCTACTGATCAGCAAGATGCATTGCGTCAGTTCTGTTATCAAACGCTTAAATTGGGTGTTGGGGTAAGCCATTTAAATGGTTGTCTTTCATGCACGAGTTTATTACTTATATTTGAGGACTGTTTAAATTAAAACGATTCAGTTTTATGACTTAATTGTGTCTttccattttttgttaaattacatTATAATAAAGGAATTGATGGTAAGTATTCTGCTGCTAGTTATGTTATCATTTGATCCTATGTCTTATTGTTTGCCACACTGGCTTTATTAGTATTATTCTTTCAAAAGCTGTTTATGTCActttattttctccttttatttttattgatttcctACTTCATGTATCTCCTATGCTTGGCATAGCTATTTCACTAATTATTGTTATGCAGGCCAGGGGACACACACAATTTCCAGGTTCACACCCAGTTTCTCTCAACAGGTTCTGTTTATCTGAACCATTAACTTATTGTGATTTGATATGTTAATTTGATTATACATTAAACTTGTAGGCTGCTTTTTCTTTTGCTACTGTACTTGTATTTGTTGCTTTGACCCATTATATGCTTGTGCATAGTGCTTTGCATTATATTGCTAATGtgcattatttttactttatgtctagaaaaataattaatgcatgacATTGaggataatataaatatttctttccATAGTTTTGTCCAGTGGTTAATTTTCATAGGACCTTTAATTATATCCTGGCATTTCTCTTGTTTAAAGATTTAATATAACTAACTAGTTTATACCCTATCGATCAGTTGCATATAAAATAGGTAAGGGAATTATTTCTTATATGCCTCCATAATCTACCAGAAAATTAAAGCCATCAtctttatataacttttttgtgTCATCGTTTGTGGGAGGAGGGTGACGGTAAGAGGCAATCCATCATTTGTAATCTCTTCAAATAAATCAGATTCGGCATAGGAGGTTTGGACAGTTGACAGACATGAATTTATCCCCAAATTTTTGTTGCTTATTTTTTTGCCAAGTGTTTTGTTAACATgagtaaacaaataaaaatagggTTTTGCTAACAAGTGCCCTAAGGGAATTGGTTAAAGAGCATTAAATACCCCCAATAAATGcttctaataatttaaaaaggcATTAAATATACCCTATAAAAACTAACGTACCCTAGTGCCAAAAGGCTCCTTGTTGCGTGAATGTATAGGCCTATGTGGGAGGGTCATTGTTCACAACCTTCTCCTTGtgtatgcaaagaggctgtttctaGATTTGAACCCATGACCATAAAATACACCCTGTAAATGCCATAAAAATAATGCTTATTAATATGTATTAATTACTTACTCTCTATCACCctgttaatttaataatttatgagTTTCAAGACCTTAATTGGttttacattatatttaattatttttattccttaataTTTGGCCAAAGggaaaaccctaaaactaaatctcttgtttttgttgttgtatcaACAATTAAATCTTgctaaaattgtaatttatttaagCACTATTGAAGATTTGCGAATTACTAGTTGTATTGATTTCACAACACTGTTCCTTATTAATCTGACAATTGTTTCcctaatttgataaattttggtTATGTTGGCATGCAGGGATAATTTGCAATTGTTACGACAACGCTATTATTATGCAACATGGAAAGCAGATGGTACAAGATATATGATGCTAATAACAATGGATGGATGTTACTTGATTGATAGAAGTTTTAATTTTCGAAGGGTCCAAATGAGATTTCCTTGCAGAAGTACAAATGATGTGCGTGTACTACTTCATATTTGAAATTTCTAATGATATTAGTTAGAGctgatttaattaattcatagaTTTTACAACATGTGCTAGAGCATCTCCAAAGCTGGACCCTTTGGTTCTTAACTCCAGTTGGTGGGTCCTATTATGCCATATCAGATTTAACAACTTCAAATACTTTTTACTCCAATAATGCAACCACCTAAGAACTTAAAATAGTATTACTGGTCATAACCAACAATGCCACCATCATTTGAAAAGTCCACACCCCACCCAATTTTGTGAACTTTGCTGCCCTAGCATTATTTCTATTTACCATTGGTGTTCTCCTTCATTTGGGCTGAGGAGCAGTTTCCAATGACTTTAGAAGTTCTTCATTTGTAACAAGCTTCATGCTTATGATTTATACTGGTCATAAAGAGGGAGTGTTATATGTAGCACATAGGCAAATACCTTCACCAACCATAGTTATGATGAATGATTTAAATTAGCATGGGATTAGGCTGTAACATAGCTACCTATTGGCTCTTAATGAGCTCCTTGATTAAGTGTAATTATACTATGAAGAAGGGATCAGTGATTAACCTAGAGAGTAGAGATATACAATTTTTCTCAATCTCAAGATCTCTTTTTACATTAATGATGCACAACCTAATAATGTTTTCTTTGGGTTCTAAGGGTTTGGGCGAGAAGACCCACCACTTCACATTACTTGATGGTGAGATGGTTATTGATACATTGCCAGATTCACAGAAGCAGGAGAGAAGATACCTTATATATGATATGATGGCAATCAACCAAGTATCAATAATAGAGGTTTGGTTTATATGTAATTGGCTAATTGCACAAATTAATACTGGATGGTCTCTTTTCTGTTTTAGACTAATATTGATTCATGCATTGGGGATGGGAAAATCACTTGTCTGCAGTTGCAATTATCTTTAACTTGTATCACACTGttgaaaaatactaaaaaaagtaaaaattgtaATGCCTCCCAATTCTTTTCTTAATGTCAAGATCTTGTGCCCATCTATATAATTTCTCACTATCTTTTGAGAACTAGCAGATGAATTTAAACTAATGTCCCACCAGATTGTCTGACTTTACTTATTGTAGTGGAACTAcacctttttttgtattataaatatatttattttttctttctcttttaatttaggttcatattttgaaaagaaattacaGAAATTTCGCTATAATAGTAGAGTCAAGGTCTATTCTAATAAGAAAAATTGCTCATATCATTGACAGAATTACTAGTAAAAAAACATTGTGTGACTGTTGGGTGGATATCATACCACCAGTTTTTAAGTATATTATGGGATCAATATTACAAATTGATGGTGAAATTAACCAAGATGAAGTTATTAAAAGTGATCTCATTCTCATGGTGAGTAATATCTCTGAGAATTTGGATTTTAACCAAGCTTAATGGCGTGTGATCCATGTAGTTGACTTCCCCTAGTGGGATGGGATAAGgctattgttgttattgttttatttgtgTCTAGTTCCTTTTAGGTTCATCAAGGCATCACTTATGAGTGGACTCATTTGAAACCTCTAAATAAGATCAATAAAGGTTGAATGGTCAATATGTATTGTTGTAGTATTTAATGCACATTTTCATTTGTCAAATGACTTTATCTAAGAAATGCTATGGTGAAATTTTGAGCGAGGCTTTTGTGGATAACCTTGGTTTGatgaattataatttgaaatgtttgtatagtgtttcattttttttttacttgtatatgctattttctgttttatttctTGTCATCCTTTGAGTCTTTGATATGAAGTTTTTGTAGCTGTGAATGATTATTGTTGATATATAGCTCAAACTTGGTGCAGCGTCCCTTCTATGAACGGTGGAAGATGCTTGAGAAAGAAGTGATTGAACCTAGGAATCACGAGCGACATAATATATATCAGAGCAGAAATCCTTACTATAGATATGACCTGGAACCGTTCAGGGCATGGATCTCTAACCTTAATTGGTCATAAAATACTTTAAGCTTCACTTCATTTTCCCCTTGGGGCTTCACTATTAATATGCTTGCAATGTTGTTTAGGTGAGGAGGAAAGACTTTTGGTTGCTCTCTACTGTCACAAAGCTTTTAAAGGAATTCATTAAAAGACTCTCACATGAGGCAGATGGTCTCATATTTCAGGTGGGTTGTGATTAATGATCCCTTTCAATGTACTGAACATGGGAAAGGGATTTTTCTGTTCTGCACCTAGCTGGCAAGTcacctttttttatttgcttttctgtttttctgttccatttttttttttttttgctgtttaTGATAATGAATGCCTTTTTGGCTGAAATGTGAGGTTTGATAAATGATTTGAGAAAGAAGGGGACCAGTGTACCTAGACTACCTCATAGGTCAGGCACATGGTCCATTCCTTCTTCCAAATCCTTGTTTTTTTCTGCTTTCTTTTGCTATTGGACTCAATGGAGATTGTTGCTGACAATATTGATTACCAGGGTTGGGATGATCCTTATATACCACGTACCCATGAAGGACTCTTGAAGTGGAAATATGCTTATCTGAATTCAGTTGATTTTCTTTTCGAGGTAGTATTGCCATTCATCACCTTATTTCTTATGGTGTTGGGATATCACTTGTGATGTCTCTTGGTCAGTTATAGTTGTTTGATACAGCCAACTAATTTGTAGTTGCTTAAGTTGACAGGTTGATGGTGATCGTGAGCTACTTTTTCTCAATGAGCGGGGAAAGAAGAAACTTTTGGAAGGGAATAGGGTTGAATTCACAGGTCAGACaaaattttttcttattctgtTCAACTCATTCTATATTTGatagatacaatttttttttcatttttcatttttttttatttttaaaaatggcgTGCTTCTTTGTAAAATAGGAAATCTATATAGTCTGAGTGATACTATCATTTGTTATTGAGTGTCACACATGTTTGGCAATTTTCGTAACAATAACCAATATGTACCCCTCCAAAAGCAAAAAAGTGGGTTGCAGAAAGTTCCTTATCAATTGTTTTTGGGATAGTGCTTTAGTAAAACACTATTTGGTGAATATTTTGTCCTCTTTTgtgataaattttttgttgtcttgttttgtaGATTCTGTATTTTCTAGTCTTTATCTTGTTTGTTTCACTTGTTGCAATTGCTTGCTGAAAACTCGAACTCTGCAGATGGTTCAGATCCCTCACTTTATTCTGGAAAGATAATTGAATGTTCTTGGGATTTTGACAAACTGGAATGGAAGTATATGCGAATCAGAACAGATAAATCAACTCCGAATGAGTTTAATACTTACAGGAAGGTCTAATCCCAACTCCTATTTTCTAATTTCCCCTCTCTTAATATGTGCTTGGCTTCAGCCATTTACTCGTTTCATTGTAGGTGCTGCGAAGCATAAGAGACAACATCACCGAGGAAGATTTGTTGAATGAAATAAGTGAGATAATTCGCCTTCCCATGTATGCTGACCGGATCAGAATTGATAGTAAAGCGAATCAGCATGCTAATGTCGCAAGGCGAAGGTGATTTGGTGGTGGTTAGATCAGATCTGGGACTTTTATGCCTTCAATCTTTTCATTGGTGGTAGTGGGTGACATCAAGTTAAAACAAAATGTAGTGTATCCGTTGATATTTGTCTCTGGGATTTCAATGAAATTGTATTGGTTTTGGCTATGTATTTTGGCCATCAACCAAAAGTTGCTTATTTATGTAATTAGTTAATCCTTGCGGTAAGTATTGCTGTGCTGCTGAGCTGTATGGTGCAGTTAGTATGGCTCAAATTCCGGCCTGAATCCGTTGTCTATGGTTGTCCAGATCAAGAGAGTTAGGTTTAGAATCTCAAATCTCAATgtatattatcaattttcttttagtgATTCTAAGTTATTCAAAGGGTAGCCGGTTCTTAGAGTCAAGTTCCAATTGGGTAGAATTTCCCCTGTATGTGAATATTAATTTGAGTAGTAGTAACAAGCCTTCCATTCTCTCTAATGTTCTGTGGATGTGGAAGATATCATGCGTTTAGGCTGTCATCAGTGCCCGAATCAGATTGTTACTTAGCATGTTTGACGGTAGCCCAGTCACTGCTACTCATTCTACTAGTAGCTCTGGAAATCTACCATGGAAGGATGAGGAAGGTGGCAACTGTGTGAACTGTTTGGCAGTGGTGAAAATGTGTAAGGTTCAGATAAATGGATGTGGAAAGAAACAGTGTTAATTTGCTAGCCTCATTTTCATGATGAATgactatattaaaaatatttgcaaCACAAAACCCCATGTAACAGTgaaatttcactttttttccaaCGATTCTTTATACACCTGAACTTTGCTTTACAGTTCCATTACTTTCGTATTTTCATTTCTGAAAATTGTCTGTTTACGCAAACGGAAGAAATTGATCACCTAGTGTTtctaaaaggaaaggaaaaggagaaaCGCACCACTGGGTTATGTACACCTGGTGTTCACTTGAACTAATAATTActagaaatataatattatcgTTGAAGGAGATGCATTACCAATTGTTACCTCATTTCCATATCTTTATGTTTAAGGTTACTgtacatgaattaaaaaatattgttggagATTCCtgtaatatatatgaattttgtaactaatccttgaaaattttgtttctcGTTGAATTCCTAAAACTTCAAAAGTTTTGTAGGAGATTTTTGTCGTTAGTATCAGTCTAAAATGTGATGATGTGTTTGTTAGTTGAACACATCAGCGATACACATATGAAGTCATGTCAGGCGTCCAAACGCTTGAATTACACcgtcctcctcctcctcctcctctgtCACCCTCTTTACCATCGTCCCTGGCTTCCTCACCTCCCATTCCTTTCACAACTCCATCGACATCATCCTCCCCTCCTCCCCCTCTTCGGTTGGTCTTCGCCTGTCGTGGCTCCCCcttttccccccccccccccccccccccatttttgttttttttttatttatatttttctttctcccctTGACCCCCtctcttcatcttctcttggtGACATGACACCATTCATGGTCAGGTGCGACATCCCGCAAGGTTTTTTCTCTTTACGACAACAAATGTGAACGCATCGACGTAGATTGTCTCCTTTTGTCTCTTGCTTTGTGTTTCGTATTCTCATCAATGGAAAAGATTGAACATCACAATTGCATTGGCATCGATTCTTCCCAGTGTGAGATGTTATTGGACATTGGAGTTTTTTGAAAAGGGGTTTTTGCTTGAGGGTTTGGCTTTTGCGAAACAACCAGATTGACAATAGGGAGGTAGAGTAGGAGAATCGTGGGGTTAGAACAACTAGATCATGTGAGCACAAAGTTGTTTCGTCGTCACCATGCATACTTCAAAGCCTCTACCACCAATCGAAGCACCTTCCAGAGAATGACGTGGCAAATCGCAAATGTGAAGAGGCAATGACTCTCTTCATACCTCtagttaaaaatgttattttcacccaaacaaatattttaaagatctTAGAACACATCGACAATGAAGTTGTAGGAGTTGGTGAGGTGAAGGGGGCAAcaacaaagggagaaagaaaaaagtaaaagaaatggAGGGCAGAAGGGGGAGTAGCGGCGGGCGGAGAACCAACTGAGGAGGGGGGGGGAGGTGGGGAGGGAGGACAGTGCTAGTGGAGTTCACACGTTTCGATGTCGACGGTGCAGATCACATGTTTGGATGTTTGACATGGCATCATATGCATAACACTAATGTGTCCAACTAATGGACACATCATCACGTTTTGGACTAAGACAAACGACAAGGATCTCCCACAAAATTTTTGAAGTTTCAGGGACCCAAcgagaaacaaaaaattttcaAGGATCAGTTGCGAAATTCGGATATATTTTAGGAGTCTCCAACATATTTAGGCCAACAATATTTAATTGAGCTGAAATTTAAAATGTTCTTATTTAATACCTTGACCTTTGACACTTGCTCTCTTGTATCACTAGTAGGGAGcattaaataatgatatatttgAGAAAGATGCATTAATTAgactttaaaattctaaaacatcaaatgatttgaaaaataaaaataaaaagctaaaaCATCAAAAAGATATATAAGAATAACAAAAACTAAACTTCTTGAACGTTATTAGGGAGCATCTCCTTCAACGATTATGGGACAACATGAATTAAACATACAAGGATAGAACAAAAACTCAACTTTTCGTTATTCGAAAAATCATGAGATAACTTTTTACCAAAAATACAAAGTATTTAAAAGACACACGTATCCACATCTCTCGCTTATTTTCCACTCATGTTTTCTCTGTAGAAacacaaatataaatttgaatcatTGCATTTGAATTTCCATTACCTACTAGTTGCAATAGTCTTATCATGTCACATATTTTGAATATTGAATCATAAGACATATCAGGATCCtcaataattttgattagatataaataattacaaaagttaaaagttgtgtCTAATATGCAATATGACAAACACATTGTCTATGTTTGATAGATTAGACAAAGATGAATAAATGTTAAGTTCTGATGAAGCATTTAAGActtcatttaatactttgtGTTGAGATTCATTTTGCAGAAAACGTCTTAGAAACATTGGTCTGAGGATTTGTCTAAGTCCAAAGAAGTAAGAGAACAATTTAAGTTTTAGATTTCAACATCTCAAAAGACATGTTTGCTACTACTGTTGTGACAGACCTGCTTTGAGCAAAAGCACATTGACTTATGCTAAAGTGTGCTTCAAGAAAGCTAAAGAGAATGATGTTTCAGCATGAAGAGGATGTGCATTGATTGCCCAAATGGATAGTTGTTCAAACAAAATCCTTCAACGAAGTAAACGAAGTCGCTTAGAAATAATAAACACTTGCTGAAGATAGCATATAAATACTAGAAGTTTTGAAGAATTCAAGTTACGAACCAACAcgctaaaaattcaaatatgtgTTCTCTCTTCTTCAAGCTCTTTCTTTGTAAATTTTGAAGTTGTAAAAGCTCTCAAAATACTTTGTATAGGTGCAGTTTAAGCTTTAGAATAAGCTTAGTTTATAAGAGCCAGAAGTGACAGTGAACAATATTTGTAACTTTGCTTAAAGTTTGTGGAACTTGGTGAACTCTTTGTGTCTTGTAACTCTTGTTTTAAATTGACCaatgatttgaatttgatttttttttgaataagatatttttataaaatttgttgaCATCGTGTGATCGTACCTTTTTAGAAAAATCACATTATCGGCTTTTAAAGCTATATGAGGTGATAACTTTGATTTTCAAAGAAGGtttagaaaaattttaaaatcacaattcaaccctatttttgtaatatttgtctttacattGAATTCACATTATCTATTAGTTGCAACAACTT is a genomic window containing:
- the LOC100806992 gene encoding mRNA-capping enzyme; the protein is MIVAMDLNASPVPEEDEDIFEEKIHVEEFHEPEERIETGADIARREREERKRRLKRERPDDRPVHVSQSHAYDQLFHTKNQRSYDKSRLPPGWLDCPSSGQEICCMIPSKVPLGESFNDCIPPGKRYSFKQVIHQQRVLGRKLGLVIDLTNTTRYYPVSDLKKECIKHVKIQCRGRNSVPDNLSVNQFVYEVTQFLSRQKHSKKYILVHCTHGHNRTGYMIIHYLMRAMSMSVTQAIKIFSEARTPGIYKPDYIDALYTFYHEKKPEMVVCPPTPEWKRSSEFDLNGEAVPDDDDDGVPDPDLQENHETDTRMTNDDVLGDEIPTDQQDALRQFCYQTLKLGVGARGHTQFPGSHPVSLNRDNLQLLRQRYYYATWKADGTRYMMLITMDGCYLIDRSFNFRRVQMRFPCRSTNDGLGEKTHHFTLLDGEMVIDTLPDSQKQERRYLIYDMMAINQVSIIERPFYERWKMLEKEVIEPRNHERHNIYQSRNPYYRYDLEPFRVRRKDFWLLSTVTKLLKEFIKRLSHEADGLIFQGWDDPYIPRTHEGLLKWKYAYLNSVDFLFEVDGDRELLFLNERGKKKLLEGNRVEFTDGSDPSLYSGKIIECSWDFDKLEWKYMRIRTDKSTPNEFNTYRKVLRSIRDNITEEDLLNEISEIIRLPMYADRIRIDSKANQHANVARRR